DNA from Thermoplasmata archaeon:
GGATGGTTGTCAAGGCTGCTCGCGACGAGTCGAGCCCGTATGCAGCGATGAAGGCGGCCGATCAGGTCGCCGCGGCGATCCGCGAGAAGGGGTACGACACCCTCCACATCCGGGTCCGCGCCCCGGGAGGCAACCGCGCCCGATCTCCGGGTCCGGGAGCCCAGGCGGCGATCCGCGCGCTCGCCCGCGCGGGCGTGAAGATCCATCGGATCGAGGACGTCACCCCGGTCCCGCACGACGGGACGAAGCCGAAGGGAGGCCGCCGCGGGCGGCGGATCTAGTTCGATGGACGTCGCGGTCCGTTCCCTCAAGCCCCGCTCGACGATGCTCGAGTTCTCGGGCACGACCTCGGCTCAGGTCAACGCGATCCGGCGCGTCCTCGTCGCGGACGTCCCGAAGCTCGCGATCGAGGACGTCGAGTTCCATCTAGGCCCGATCCGCGACGAGGCGACCGGGAAGGACTACGACTCCTCCACGAGCATGTTCGACGAAGGGGTCGCGCTGCGGCTCGGACTCCTGCCGATCCCGACCGACCTCGGACAGTTCCGCAAGCGCTCCGAGTGCACCTGCAGCGGCGCGGGGTGCCCCTCCTGCCAGGTGATGTACTCGATCGATCGCAAGGGTCCGTGCACCGTGTATGCGCGGGACGTCGTCCCGCTCGGGGACCCGACGCTCGCGATCATCGAGCCCGAGATCCCGATCGTGCGGCTCGGCGCGAAGCAGGCGTTGCTCGCGTACGCGACCGCGGTCGTGGGCACGGCCCGGGAGCATGCGAAGTGGCAAGTCGCCCTCGCGGTCGGTCTGAGCTCGCCCGTCGAGATCCAGGTCTCGAAGAAGGCGGGCTGCTCGGATGCGTGCCTCAAGCGCGCGGCGGAATCGCTGCCGGACGGGATCGTATCGTTCTCCGACGGCAAGATCACGATCCTCGATGAGACGAAGGGCGCGCTCGCGGCCGGGCTCGAGGAAGCGTGCCCCCACAGGTCGATCAAGCTCGTGTGGGCCGCCGACCGGTTCTTCTTCCGGTTCGAGACCGATGGCTCTCTCACGGCGCGCGAGGCTCTCCGCTACGCGCTCAAGGACCTCAAGCGCCGGTTCGAGGACCTGCGCGAGGCGGTCCAGGCGATCGCTTAGGCCCCTCTTTGGGGTGAGAGCTCGTCCAGTCGAAGCGCAGGATCGCTCCGAGTCCCCCCACCGATTTCAAGCGGCGACCGGCTTCGCCGTCCTCGCGGACCACGAACAGGCGGGCCTGCGCCTTGCGCGCCATCTCGAGCACCGGGATCGCCGTAGGGTCGGCGAGCAGGGATTCGGAGACGAGGAGCGTCCCGACCGCTCCGAACTCTACCGCCTCCTCGACCTCCTCCCGACCGACCGCCGCCCGGGTGCCGGAGCCGAGACCGCGGACCAGCTCCTCCACCAGCCCGAGCTCTTCCGCCGCGACCGTTCCCGCGAGCGCCTCCGCGGCGCGCCCGCTTCGAAGCAGTTCATCGACCCCGACGCGACCCGATTCGGAGGTCGCGAAGATCTTCAGCCGGGCCCGCAACGCCGGATCGGCTTCGGCGAGGCGCTTGGCGAGCTCCTCCTTCAGGAACCCCGGCCCCGCGAGGATGACCGCGGTCGCTCCGGCGGCCTCCCGACGGATGAGCTCGAGGAGCTCGGCCACGTACTGCGCGCGATCCTTCTCCCCCTGGCCCCCACCGAACTGCTT
Protein-coding regions in this window:
- a CDS encoding DNA-directed RNA polymerase subunit D; protein product: MDVAVRSLKPRSTMLEFSGTTSAQVNAIRRVLVADVPKLAIEDVEFHLGPIRDEATGKDYDSSTSMFDEGVALRLGLLPIPTDLGQFRKRSECTCSGAGCPSCQVMYSIDRKGPCTVYARDVVPLGDPTLAIIEPEIPIVRLGAKQALLAYATAVVGTAREHAKWQVALAVGLSSPVEIQVSKKAGCSDACLKRAAESLPDGIVSFSDGKITILDETKGALAAGLEEACPHRSIKLVWAADRFFFRFETDGSLTAREALRYALKDLKRRFEDLREAVQAIA
- a CDS encoding 30S ribosomal protein S11, producing MAKTGIAHIYASYNNIHITVTDITGAETLAKATGGMVVKAARDESSPYAAMKAADQVAAAIREKGYDTLHIRVRAPGGNRARSPGPGAQAAIRALARAGVKIHRIEDVTPVPHDGTKPKGGRRGRRI